Proteins from one Streptomyces caniferus genomic window:
- a CDS encoding ISAs1 family transposase, translated as MEFSTLCDLGLPVPADASSLTSPAFEQLRPHPEVSRSDLPTLLERLGTAVAPLVPKRSWPAESTIRRLLARIDADALDRAVGAWLADRQTRGQELRGLAVDGKSLRGAARAKGRKIHLLAACDHVNVLVLAQMDVGEKTNEITRFRPLLDTLEDLAGTVVTSDTMHTQHDHAVYLLDRQAHIVIAKRNTKKLCRQLKSLPWTQIPLQDRTRATGHGRQEIRRLKVCTVNNLLFPGARQAVQIVRRRIHRKTGKFSLKTVHAVTILTAEQAGPAQLARLIRGHWTVEALHHVRDVTFAEDATQLRKGAADHGAARRTAVFSVFFVGIVRLPMSDLDLPGTVVVAGFGRLDRHVEAVGVVRLRKDLAAGVIQ; from the coding sequence ATGGAGTTCTCTACGCTCTGTGACCTTGGACTGCCCGTGCCTGCCGACGCGTCATCCCTGACCTCCCCCGCCTTTGAACAGCTCAGACCGCATCCGGAAGTGTCCAGGAGCGATCTTCCGACTCTGCTGGAACGCCTCGGCACGGCCGTCGCCCCGCTGGTCCCGAAACGGTCCTGGCCCGCGGAATCCACGATCCGGCGACTGCTCGCCAGAATCGACGCGGACGCCCTGGACCGGGCGGTCGGAGCCTGGCTCGCGGACCGGCAGACCAGGGGACAAGAGCTGCGAGGGCTCGCGGTCGACGGGAAGTCGCTGCGGGGTGCGGCCCGCGCGAAGGGACGGAAGATCCACCTCCTGGCCGCCTGCGACCACGTGAACGTACTGGTCCTGGCCCAGATGGACGTCGGTGAGAAGACCAACGAGATCACCCGCTTCCGGCCTCTGCTCGACACCCTCGAGGATCTGGCTGGCACAGTCGTCACCAGCGACACGATGCACACCCAGCATGACCATGCCGTCTACCTGCTCGACCGGCAGGCCCACATCGTGATCGCCAAGCGCAACACGAAGAAGCTCTGTCGGCAGCTCAAGTCCCTTCCCTGGACGCAGATCCCACTGCAGGACAGGACCCGCGCGACCGGTCACGGCCGCCAGGAGATCCGCCGACTGAAGGTGTGCACGGTCAACAACCTGCTCTTCCCCGGCGCCCGCCAGGCCGTCCAGATCGTCCGCCGCCGCATCCACCGCAAGACCGGGAAGTTCAGCCTCAAGACCGTCCACGCGGTCACCATCCTCACCGCCGAGCAGGCCGGCCCGGCTCAGCTCGCCCGACTGATCCGAGGGCACTGGACCGTCGAAGCCCTGCACCACGTCAGGGACGTCACCTTCGCCGAGGACGCCACCCAGCTTCGGAAGGGTGCAGCCGATCACGGTGCTGCCCGTCGCACTGCTGTGTTCTCCGTATTCTTCGTCGGGATCGTCCGGCTCCCAATGTCCGATCTCGATCTCCCAGGAACCGTCGTCGTCGCCGGGTTCGGGCGCTTGGACCGTCATGTAGAAGCCGTCGGAGTCGTACGGCTCCGCAAAGATCTCGCGGCTGGGGTCATCCAGTGA
- a CDS encoding carboxylate-amine ligase, whose translation MGVEEEFLLADAVTREAALVADAVVEAAGRLAGDGHVVGEMALAQLETVSGVCSDGSQLHTEVMRLRRCAARAAGEAGCLLVASGTVPLGDPGPPPILDKPRDHAIAARFGALVDQQCANACHVHVGVPDLEEAVQVVNHLRPWMPLLLALTANSPFCGGRDTGHASWRAMLWSRWPTAGPPPYLRSVDHYEQVVAALVDSGAAVDPAMLYWSVRPSRHVPTVEVRVADVLPDTEDAVAYALLVRAMVAAALTDLREGRPALPVEDAVLRAAAWRTARDGMSGQALALPLTGPPRSVPVWHLTKALMGHVQGHLQAAGDFDTVRRWLSRLQRHGTGAARQRAVYMCTERLEDVVDALAVSDPADHGVAPDRKGRAFRDGTVQPT comes from the coding sequence GTGGGGGTGGAGGAAGAGTTCCTTCTGGCGGATGCGGTGACGCGCGAGGCGGCGCTCGTGGCGGATGCAGTGGTGGAGGCGGCCGGCCGGCTGGCAGGGGACGGGCATGTGGTCGGCGAGATGGCGCTGGCGCAGCTGGAGACCGTCAGCGGTGTGTGCTCGGACGGGAGCCAGCTGCACACGGAGGTGATGCGGCTGCGCCGGTGTGCGGCCCGCGCCGCGGGGGAGGCCGGCTGTCTGCTGGTGGCCTCTGGCACGGTCCCGCTGGGCGATCCCGGACCGCCGCCGATCCTGGACAAGCCGCGTGATCACGCGATCGCTGCCCGCTTCGGGGCACTAGTGGACCAGCAATGCGCCAATGCTTGCCATGTTCATGTGGGCGTGCCGGATCTGGAGGAGGCCGTACAGGTGGTCAACCATCTGCGGCCGTGGATGCCACTGCTGCTGGCGCTGACCGCGAACTCCCCCTTCTGTGGCGGCCGCGACACCGGACACGCCAGTTGGCGGGCGATGCTGTGGAGCCGGTGGCCGACCGCCGGCCCGCCGCCGTACCTGCGCTCGGTGGACCACTACGAGCAGGTGGTGGCGGCGCTCGTGGACAGCGGTGCGGCGGTGGATCCGGCCATGTTGTACTGGTCCGTCCGCCCCTCGCGGCATGTGCCCACCGTCGAAGTCAGGGTCGCCGATGTGCTGCCGGACACCGAGGACGCCGTTGCCTATGCCCTGCTGGTGCGCGCCATGGTGGCCGCGGCGCTGACCGACTTGCGCGAGGGAAGACCGGCCCTGCCGGTGGAGGACGCCGTCCTTCGCGCGGCGGCGTGGCGCACGGCCCGTGACGGTATGTCAGGCCAGGCGCTGGCCTTACCGCTGACCGGCCCGCCCAGAAGCGTCCCGGTCTGGCATCTGACCAAGGCCCTGATGGGACACGTGCAGGGGCACCTGCAAGCAGCCGGCGACTTCGACACCGTGCGACGTTGGCTGTCTCGGCTGCAAAGGCACGGCACGGGCGCCGCACGGCAACGCGCTGTGTACATGTGCACAGAACGGTTGGAGGATGTTGTCGACGCCCTGGCAGTCTCCGACCCGGCCGACCACGGCGTCGCCCCTGACCGGAAGGGTCGTGCGTTCCGCGACGGCACGGTGCAGCCCACTTGA
- a CDS encoding urease subunit gamma, whose product MHLTPHEQERLMIHLAADVAEKRRARGVRLNYPETMALLIVHVLEGARDGRTVADLMSSGRKVLAREEVMEGVPEMIENVQVEATFPDGTKLVTIHSPFPEVGKDEEPNISPGKVDFSQRKGDEEVAFNEGPGQLDRITKLTVENPTDRPVQVGSHYHFAEANDGLKFPRKMAWGKRLNIPAGSSVRFEPGITEEVELVPIEGERVVHGLRGKIKGLPEKIHGSLDNTKGSFDKERV is encoded by the coding sequence GTGCACCTGACTCCGCATGAGCAAGAACGCTTGATGATTCATTTGGCGGCGGATGTCGCCGAGAAGCGGCGGGCCCGGGGGGTGCGGCTCAACTACCCCGAGACGATGGCGCTGTTGATCGTGCACGTCCTTGAGGGGGCCCGGGACGGCAGGACCGTTGCCGACCTGATGTCTTCCGGGCGGAAGGTGCTTGCCCGGGAGGAGGTGATGGAGGGCGTCCCGGAGATGATCGAGAACGTGCAGGTGGAGGCCACGTTCCCCGACGGCACGAAGCTGGTCACCATCCACAGCCCCTTCCCTGAAGTGGGCAAGGACGAAGAGCCGAACATCTCCCCGGGGAAGGTGGACTTCTCCCAGCGGAAGGGCGACGAGGAGGTGGCCTTCAACGAAGGCCCCGGGCAACTGGACCGCATCACGAAGCTCACGGTCGAAAACCCGACGGACCGACCCGTCCAAGTCGGATCCCACTACCACTTCGCCGAGGCGAACGACGGGCTGAAATTCCCCCGCAAGATGGCGTGGGGCAAGCGTCTGAACATTCCCGCCGGCAGCTCTGTACGTTTCGAGCCCGGTATCACCGAAGAAGTCGAGCTCGTACCCATCGAGGGTGAGCGCGTGGTCCACGGTCTGCGCGGCAAGATCAAGGGTCTGCCTGAGAAAATCCATGGCTCGCTGGACAACACCAAGGGTTCGTTCGACAAGGAGCGGGTGTGA
- a CDS encoding urease subunit alpha, with the protein MAECPNCSCCPEETNPFGPLPRSDYADRFGPTTRDCIRLADTALRIKIEDDWSGGPGRSGNEMVFGGGKVIRESMGQSVVPRDPGKGKADTSAGSTAALPPDTVITGVVVLDHWGIVKADVAIRDGDIVALGKAYNPETMNRLHDGGVSHNGIGPKPTDFVIGPDTEVIAGKDRILTAGGIDTHVHFICPDQIDEALAAGVTTLIGGGTGPAEGSTATTVTPGSWHIDRTFEALDAYPVNIGLLGKGATMSTESMLDQVDAGVIGFKVHEDWGATPAVIDKCLQVCQKTGVQLALHADSLNEAGFVQDTLDAIKKRSIHVFHVEGAGGGHAPDMIKMVSEPNVLPASTNPTRPLTVNTVKEHFDMVMVCHHLNPAVPEDLAFADSRIRPSTMAAEDILHDLGAISIMSSDAQAMGRIGEMIMRTWQTAHVMKVRRGFLEEDQPADKPENKPKGKKAKDQTPVDKTPEPEPPLADNRRARRYVAKYTINPALAQGIDAVVGSVETGKLADLVLWEPKFFGVKPHLVIKGGQIAYAQVGDANASIPTPQPVLPRPMWGATGLAPGSLSYNFVTDRAVKKNLSRGRTLNKRFKAIKDTRGVFKEHMKENNATPDVRIDPDTYEVIIGGAKVTDVTTFVEGQIVDRAPVSELPMAQRYFLF; encoded by the coding sequence ATGGCTGAGTGCCCCAACTGCTCCTGCTGCCCAGAAGAGACGAATCCCTTCGGCCCGCTGCCCCGGTCCGACTACGCCGACCGGTTCGGCCCGACGACCCGCGACTGTATCCGTCTCGCCGACACCGCGCTGCGCATCAAGATCGAGGATGACTGGTCGGGCGGCCCCGGCCGCAGCGGCAATGAAATGGTGTTCGGCGGCGGCAAGGTCATCCGTGAATCGATGGGGCAGTCCGTCGTGCCGCGCGACCCCGGCAAGGGCAAGGCGGATACGTCAGCGGGCAGTACTGCGGCCCTCCCCCCTGACACCGTCATCACCGGCGTTGTCGTCCTGGACCACTGGGGCATCGTCAAGGCCGATGTCGCCATCCGCGACGGCGACATCGTCGCGCTCGGCAAGGCGTACAACCCCGAGACGATGAATCGTCTGCACGACGGCGGGGTCAGCCACAACGGTATCGGCCCGAAGCCCACCGACTTCGTCATCGGTCCCGACACCGAGGTCATCGCGGGGAAGGACAGGATCCTTACCGCCGGCGGGATCGACACGCACGTCCACTTCATCTGCCCCGACCAGATCGATGAGGCCCTGGCCGCGGGTGTCACCACGCTCATCGGCGGCGGCACCGGCCCGGCGGAGGGCAGTACCGCCACCACCGTGACGCCCGGGTCCTGGCACATCGACCGTACGTTCGAGGCGCTGGACGCCTACCCGGTCAACATCGGGCTGCTCGGCAAGGGCGCCACGATGTCCACGGAGTCCATGCTCGACCAGGTGGATGCCGGCGTCATCGGGTTCAAGGTGCACGAGGACTGGGGTGCCACCCCCGCCGTCATCGACAAGTGCCTGCAGGTGTGTCAGAAGACCGGTGTCCAGCTCGCGCTCCATGCCGACTCTCTGAACGAGGCCGGCTTCGTTCAGGACACCCTCGATGCCATCAAAAAGCGTTCCATCCATGTCTTCCACGTGGAGGGCGCAGGAGGCGGCCACGCCCCCGACATGATCAAGATGGTGAGCGAGCCGAATGTGCTGCCCGCCTCCACCAACCCCACCCGGCCACTGACCGTCAACACGGTCAAGGAGCACTTCGACATGGTGATGGTCTGCCATCACCTCAACCCCGCCGTCCCCGAGGACCTGGCCTTCGCGGACTCCCGGATCCGGCCCTCCACGATGGCCGCCGAGGACATCCTCCACGACCTCGGCGCCATCTCCATCATGTCCTCCGACGCCCAGGCCATGGGCCGCATCGGCGAGATGATCATGCGTACCTGGCAGACCGCGCACGTGATGAAGGTACGCCGCGGCTTCCTGGAAGAAGACCAGCCCGCTGACAAGCCGGAGAACAAGCCGAAGGGCAAAAAGGCGAAGGACCAGACGCCGGTGGACAAGACGCCGGAGCCCGAGCCGCCGCTGGCCGACAACAGGCGCGCCCGCCGGTACGTCGCGAAGTACACCATCAACCCGGCCCTCGCCCAGGGCATCGACGCCGTCGTCGGGTCGGTGGAGACGGGCAAGCTGGCCGACCTGGTGCTGTGGGAGCCGAAGTTCTTCGGGGTCAAGCCGCACCTGGTCATCAAAGGCGGACAGATCGCTTACGCGCAGGTGGGCGACGCCAACGCGTCCATTCCCACGCCGCAGCCGGTCCTGCCGCGCCCCATGTGGGGGGCCACCGGACTGGCTCCTGGCTCCCTCTCCTACAACTTCGTCACCGATCGGGCCGTCAAGAAGAACCTGTCCAGGGGCCGCACGCTGAACAAACGGTTCAAGGCCATCAAGGACACACGTGGCGTCTTCAAGGAGCACATGAAGGAGAACAACGCCACCCCCGACGTCCGCATCGACCCCGACACCTACGAGGTCATCATCGGCGGAGCGAAGGTGACGGATGTGACGACCTTTGTCGAAGGCCAGATCGTCGACCGTGCCCCCGTCTCTGAACTTCCCATGGCCCAGAGGTACTTCCTCTTCTGA
- a CDS encoding urease accessory protein UreF, whose product MNRAALFVLADGRFPAGGHAHSGGAEPAVAAGRIRDAETLEEFCRGRLHTAGLVAAALAAAAAAGHDPLQLDEAADARTPVQALRTTARKLGRQMMRAARATWPSAELDQLAAARPQGAHQPVVLGLSARSAGLAPLDAACAAAYETVSGPATATVRLLSLDPFDATAVLARLAPELDQIAAAAADAAQRIPDEGIDALPAASAPLLDITAQHHAAWPVRLFAS is encoded by the coding sequence ATGAACCGTGCCGCGCTGTTCGTCCTGGCCGACGGCCGGTTCCCGGCCGGAGGGCACGCGCACTCCGGCGGAGCCGAACCGGCCGTCGCGGCAGGCCGTATCAGGGATGCGGAGACGCTGGAGGAGTTCTGCCGGGGACGGTTGCATACTGCGGGCCTGGTCGCGGCGGCGCTGGCCGCCGCGGCCGCCGCGGGGCACGATCCGCTTCAGCTGGACGAGGCCGCCGACGCCCGCACCCCCGTGCAGGCGCTTCGGACCACCGCCCGCAAACTCGGGCGGCAGATGATGCGCGCCGCCCGCGCCACGTGGCCGTCGGCCGAGCTGGACCAACTGGCCGCGGCCCGGCCGCAGGGCGCGCACCAGCCGGTGGTACTGGGCCTGTCCGCGCGGTCGGCCGGGCTGGCGCCACTGGACGCCGCCTGTGCCGCGGCGTACGAAACCGTCAGCGGACCGGCCACGGCAACGGTCCGGCTGCTGAGCCTGGACCCGTTCGACGCCACCGCTGTCCTCGCCCGCCTGGCCCCAGAACTCGACCAGATCGCCGCAGCCGCCGCCGATGCCGCCCAGCGCATCCCCGACGAGGGCATCGACGCGCTGCCCGCCGCCTCCGCGCCGCTGCTGGACATCACCGCCCAGCACCACGCCGCCTGGCCGGTACGCCTGTTCGCTTCCTGA
- the ureG gene encoding urease accessory protein UreG, translating into MHLGHDLDEKFPHRHTYSAAAPKRPDGTRRALRIGLGGPVGSGKTATVAALCRALRAELSIAVVTNDIYTREDADFLLREAVLPSERIKAVETGACPHTAIRDDISANLEAVEDLEDEVGPLDLVLVESGGDNLTATFSKGLVDAQIFVIDVAGGDDIPRKGGPGVTTADLLVVNKTDLAPYVGSDLEGMARDAKTQRGDLPVAFTSLKTEGGVKPVADWVRERLTNWSAGPA; encoded by the coding sequence ATGCACCTCGGTCACGATCTCGACGAGAAGTTTCCCCACCGGCACACCTACAGCGCCGCCGCCCCCAAGCGCCCCGACGGCACCCGGCGCGCCCTGCGGATCGGCCTGGGCGGGCCGGTGGGCTCGGGCAAGACCGCCACAGTCGCCGCCCTGTGCCGGGCGCTGCGCGCCGAGCTGTCCATCGCCGTCGTCACCAACGACATCTACACCCGCGAGGACGCCGATTTCCTGCTGCGCGAAGCAGTGCTGCCGTCCGAGCGCATCAAAGCCGTCGAAACGGGTGCCTGCCCGCACACCGCTATCCGCGACGACATCTCCGCCAACCTCGAAGCCGTCGAGGACCTGGAAGACGAGGTCGGTCCGCTCGACCTCGTCCTGGTGGAGTCCGGCGGTGACAACCTCACGGCAACCTTCTCCAAGGGGCTCGTGGACGCGCAGATCTTCGTCATCGACGTAGCCGGTGGCGACGACATCCCCCGCAAGGGCGGCCCCGGTGTCACCACCGCCGACCTCCTCGTCGTCAACAAGACCGACCTCGCCCCCTACGTCGGATCCGACCTGGAGGGCATGGCCCGCGATGCAAAGACCCAGCGCGGCGACCTCCCCGTCGCCTTCACCTCCCTCAAGACCGAGGGTGGCGTCAAACCAGTCGCCGACTGGGTGCGCGAACGCCTCACCAACTGGAGCGCAGGCCCCGCATGA
- a CDS encoding urease accessory protein UreD, translating to MTLATEHTAPAAQSAFAAGVQATARITAAFRGGTTTLPVLDGDGPFELRRLRSRGSEARVCVVGAMCAPLGGDRLRIEATARQSAALHITSAAATLALPGPTPEHASYDVHLTVAEDAELHWLPKPLICAASSNLRQTWTIDLAPTARLVLREEQVLGRTGEPPGNVASRLTVRRGGHLLLDQETEYGPDSPGWDGPAVLADHRATGQILIVDPAFESKPPGVQLFVDEPEDGQAILTPLAGPAALVTALAPDGLRLRRLLDTARMRPPRRA from the coding sequence ATGACCCTCGCAACCGAACACACCGCGCCGGCCGCCCAGTCCGCATTTGCCGCAGGCGTACAAGCCACCGCCCGCATCACGGCAGCCTTCAGGGGCGGTACCACCACCCTGCCCGTCCTCGACGGCGACGGGCCCTTCGAGCTCCGGCGTCTGCGCTCGCGCGGCAGCGAGGCACGTGTGTGCGTGGTCGGCGCCATGTGCGCCCCCCTCGGCGGCGACCGGCTGCGCATCGAAGCCACCGCCCGGCAGAGCGCGGCCCTCCACATCACCTCTGCCGCTGCGACCCTCGCCCTGCCAGGCCCTACCCCGGAACACGCCAGCTACGACGTGCACCTGACCGTGGCAGAGGACGCGGAGCTCCACTGGCTGCCCAAGCCGTTGATCTGTGCCGCCAGCAGCAATCTGCGGCAGACGTGGACGATCGACCTCGCCCCCACCGCACGACTCGTGCTGCGCGAAGAGCAGGTTCTCGGACGTACGGGCGAACCGCCCGGCAATGTGGCCAGCCGACTCACCGTCCGACGCGGCGGGCACCTGCTCCTCGACCAGGAAACCGAGTACGGTCCGGACTCACCCGGTTGGGACGGCCCCGCCGTCCTCGCCGACCACCGCGCGACCGGGCAAATCCTCATCGTCGACCCGGCCTTCGAAAGCAAGCCCCCCGGAGTCCAACTCTTCGTCGACGAGCCGGAAGACGGCCAAGCCATCCTGACACCACTCGCGGGACCCGCCGCGCTCGTCACTGCCCTCGCCCCGGATGGCCTCCGCCTGCGTCGCCTCCTCGACACGGCACGGATGAGGCCACCGAGGAGGGCGTGA